A genomic window from Triticum urartu cultivar G1812 chromosome 7, Tu2.1, whole genome shotgun sequence includes:
- the LOC125519919 gene encoding phospholipid hydroperoxide glutathione peroxidase 1, chloroplastic-like, with translation MASSTAAAALTCLHPAAQVSRLPPAATAFARLPAAHSKSGAWGRAAVSVAAPRRRRRAPGVVYAAATTEKSIYDFTVKDIDGKNVSLSKFKGKALLIVNVASQCGLTTANYTELSHLYEKYKTQGFEILAFPCNQFGFQEPGSNTQIKQFACTRFKAEFPIFDKVDVNGPFTAPIYKFLKSSAGGFLGDIVKWNFEKFLVDKNGKVVERYPPTTSPFQIEKDIQKLTAA, from the exons ATGGCCTCGTCCACCGCGGCCGCGGCGCTCACCTGCCTCCACCCCGCCGCGCAGGTCTCGCGGCTCCCTCCGGCGGCCACCGCCTTCGCGCGCCTCCCGGCGGCCCACTCGAAGTCGGGGGCCTGGGGCAGGGCGGCGGTCTCCGTCGCGGCGCCGCGGCGGCGCAGGCGGGCGCCCGGCGTCGTCTACGCCGCCGCCACCACGGAGAAGAGCATCTACGACTTCACCGTGAAG GATATTGATGGAAAAAATGTTTCTCTTAGCAAGTTCAAGGGAAAAGCACTGTTGATTGTTAATGTTGCTTCTCAATG CGGGCTTACAACAGCAAATTACACTGAGCTATCTCACCTTTACGAGAAGTACAAGACTCAAG GGTTTGAGATTCTGGCATTTCCATGCAATCAATTTGGTTTTCAAGAACCTGGATCAAATACACAGATAAAGCAATTTGCTTGTACAAGGTTTAAAGCTGAATTTCCTATTTTTGATAAG GTTGATGTCAATGGACCATTTACAGCCCCTATTTATAAGTTTCTCAAGTCGAGTGCTGGAGGATTTTTGGGTGATATAGTGAAGTGGAACTTTGAGAAGTTCCTAGTGGACAAAAATGGCAAAGTTGTGGAGAGATAtccaccaacaacttcaccattCCAAATTGAG AAGGACATCCAGAAACTCACTGCGGCATAA